The following are encoded together in the Arvicanthis niloticus isolate mArvNil1 chromosome 11, mArvNil1.pat.X, whole genome shotgun sequence genome:
- the Fndc4 gene encoding LOW QUALITY PROTEIN: fibronectin type III domain-containing protein 4 (The sequence of the model RefSeq protein was modified relative to this genomic sequence to represent the inferred CDS: inserted 1 base in 1 codon) — protein MSSGCLWXPPANSVETMASLIPLSPYLSPTVLLLVSCDLGFVRADRPPSPVNVTVTHLRANSATVSWDVPEGNIVIGYSISQQRQNGPGQRVIREVNTTTRACALWGLAEDSDYTVQVRSIGLRGESPPGPRVHFRTLKGSDRLPSNSSSPGDITVEGLDGERPLQTGEVVIIVVVLLMWAAVIGLFCRQYDIIKDNDSNNNPKEKGKGPEQSPQGRPVGTRQKKSPSINTIDV, from the exons ATGTCAAGTGGATGCCTCT CCCCTCCAGCGAACTCGGTGGAAACCATGGCTTCTTTGATACCTCTTTCCCCATATCTGAGTCCCACGGTCCTCCTGCTGGTCAGCTGTGACCTGGGTTTTGTACGGGCAG ACCGACCTCCCTCTCCTGTGAATGTGACGGTCACTCATCTCAGAGCCAACtcggccactgtgtcctgggaCGTCCCAGAAGGCAACATCGTCATTGGCTACTCCATTTCCCAGCAA AGACAGAATGGCCCCGGGCAGCGTGTAATTAGGGAGGTGAACACCACCACCAGGGCCTGTGCTCTTTGGGGCCTGGCTGAAGACAGTGACTACACAGTGCAGGTCAGGAGCATCGGCCTCCGGGGAGAGAGCCCCCCAGGGCCCCGTGTGCACTTCCGCACTCTCAAGGGTTCTGACAGGCTGCCCTCCAACAGCTCCAGCCCAG GTGATATTACAGTGGAGGGTCTGGATGGAGAGCGGCCATTGCAGACAGGAGAAGTCGTCATCATTGTGGTGGTATTGCTCATGTGGGCTG CTGTAATTGGGTTATTCTGCCGTCAGTATGACATCATCAAGGACAATGACTCCAACAACAACCccaaggagaaggggaagggaccTGAACAGAGTCCTCAGGGAAGGCCAGTGGGGACAAGACAG AAAAAGTCTCCATCCATCAACACCATTGACGTTTGA